In Oscillospiraceae bacterium, the genomic window TGCTATTACAGCTTTCTGATACAGCACTTTTAAATCCTTCTGCAATTCAAGGTGCCGTGCAGGAAGTGTCTGCATATCGAGTAACAGAACTTGGAGAGGACTTTCCTTGGATTGCTCGTCTAAAGAATGTTTTATCCGGTGGAACGCTGTTAATGCCAGAAGATGAATTTAAGGAACGTCTAGCAATTTTTTTGAAAAATGCTCCCAAAGATTTGCCTGTGGAAAGTGTGGATAACCTGTTAAATCTTTTGCTTTCCTTGGGCATTATTACGCAAAGTACAGACAAACGTATTAATATGCCCGAAATTTATCTTCATGGCTTTGGTCTAAAGCGTAAAGGCGGATTGCGCCGCACCTGACTCGTCAATTAACTATCAGCCACAGGATTATCGACATTTATCTTTTAAATGCATCAAAAGCCAAACCTCACCGTACATCCTGTACAGCTTGAGGTTTGGCTTTTCTCTTATCATCCTTCACCAGCGCGAGCGATGGTTGATTATTTTATCAGCTTAATCCAGAGAGTGACCGCATTACAAGGTCGATGTCCTGATTTTCAAGTTCCTGAATGATATGCAGGTAGGTTTTCTGCGTGGTTGTCATGCTGGAATGCCCCAGCCTCCTTGCTACGCTTGCAATGGATACCCCTGCAAACAAAAGCACCGAAGCGTGGGTATGCCGCAGACCATGTACCGAGATGACCGGGATCTTGGCCCGGTTGCAGTGCCGTTCCAGAACATCGTTGACGGTGGAATTGTAGGCGTGTTCCTTAAACACGAAAATCGGCTTATCTTCAGGAACGTCCTTTACCAGTGCTGCGAACTGGATCACCGTCTGCCAGTCGATCTGAATTTTGCGGACAGACGATTTATTTTTTGTCGGCAGAAATCCGCCGTTCCCCTTATAATCCCATGTTTTATTGATGGAAAGCATCTGGTGCGAAAAGTCAAAATCCGCAGGAGTGATCGCCAAGGCTTCGGAAAAGCGGATGCCGGTTTTGGCAATCAGCAAAATCATCCAGTCCCAGTTGAGTTTTCCCTGTAGATCCAAGTCGCTCAACAAAAGATGCAGTTCAAACTGGTTCAGGTATTTCACCTTTTTAGGCACCGGGGGCTTGCCTTTGATGATCGCTTTTCGGGTCGGGTCTTTCACAATCAGTCCATCATCCACGGCATCCATGATGGCGCCTTTCAGTTGATGGTGGAAGTCCATCGTGGTCTGACGCTCGTGGCCTACGGCATAATCGTTCAAAAGCTGCTGATACGTCACTCTGGAAACCTCGCACAACTTCAAATCAGGTGCCAGCCTTTTCACCCAAGAAAGGGTCATTTTGTACTTATCCAATGTAACCGGGCGAACTGCGCCCTCTTTGTATACGGCAACCCACTGCTCATAGTAATCGCAGAACAGGTTGTTTTCATTCATTTCGTTTAACACGTTTTACCTCCAAAATCGATTTTATATGCTCACGCTGATGAAGGGTGATAAGGGTGTCAAGATGAGTAAGAAAATCGCCGATACTTTTTTGTTCGGGATAAGATGCCCATGGAATCCGAATCGTTTTCATTCCCTCAATATCAATGCTGCGACCATCCCGGATGCCATAGACGTGCGGTTTCAAATCTTTGTTGATAAACTTCTTTGACCGGAAATAAGCATAATAAAATCTTGAATCAACATCTTCACCATGGAAAGTATGATACGCAGGACTGATGATTCCTTGCGAACTTGCCTTTTCCAAGCCGCCTTCAAACGAACGAAGATGAACTATAAAATCGTCTTTATTGACCATTTTATAGTTTGACAAACTGGATTTATCATACTGCAAGGCTCTCTCAGATTCATCGCGCCGAATAGTGCCTCCGCCTTGAATGATTGTAAGTGGCGGAAGTTCTGCGTGGTTCTTTTCCGAGTATTCTTCAAAAACTACACCCAGCTTACGCTGTTCCCAAGTAGGTGTGTTTTGGGATTTTGGCGCGAAAAAAGAGCCGAGGACGCGCCTCGGCTCTTGGTCAGCAGGGTGATTTTGCACCCATTTTATGATTCTTTTGGCATTTTCAAATCAAATCCGCCACTTACGATGAACTCGCGCAAGAGTTTATCATACTTGACAGGCACCTTGGGCGGAATAAGCTTTGTACCCTCGATTGCTTCAAAATATGCCTTTGCTTTTGCCTTATCTACGGTGGCTTTCAGGTCATCAAAACGGCCAAATTCGTTAATGTTGGCTTCGGTGATGTTTGCACGCATGAATGCCCGCAGCTTCTTTTCGTCCAAGCCGAAAACTTCAGCTACTTTGTGGATCTGGTCGTTCTGCTTTTGGGCGATGTACTCGGCAATGTACTCCCGCAAGGTCTTTCCCGGCTGCGGAACCACTGCGCCGCTTTGAATGTCGTGCAGGAAAATATTAGCGTACTTCTGCTCTTCCTGCGAGAGGGTGGCAAAGGTCTTGTGCAGCTCCGTTTCGGCCTGATGGATGGCTTCCGCTTCTGCACCCTCCTGATAGAAAATTTTCAGGTACTTTTCAAAGCGGGAGTTCATATAGTCCGTGTCGATGTCATCAGTATCAATGGTGGTCAGATAGCTGTTCACCGCATAGGGAACGTCATCGTCCGGGTCATTTTCACCGCCATCTGGATTCGGCGTGAACAGCTCTTTATAGCGGAGTGCCAAAACTTTGAACGCTCTCTCGTCAAAGTCTGCATGAAGTTCTGTTTTCTCATCTGTATCCTCGTTGACGATCACAATAGGCTTATCCCACTCGAAGCCCTGCACCTTGGCTGCTTCCAGATTTTCGTTGAAGGACTGGAACAGGTCGGCAAACTTTTTGCACTCTGCCATATCCGCAGGGATCTGCGAAAACTCTTCAATGCCCGCCGACACAAACAGATCTTTGATCTCCGCATAGAGGGCATTCAGTTTTTCCACGTTCTTGTCCAGTTTATCTACAAACAGGCCAAACGGTTTATCGCCGGAATACTCTTTTACCGCATCTGCGATGTTTTTCTCCATCGTGTGCGGACGGCGGTAATACTTGATGGTGCCAAACTGTTTGTCATCGCCAAACAGTCGGTTGGTGCGGGAGAACGCCTGAATCAGATTTTCGTATTGCAGCACCTTATCCAGATACAGCGTATTGATCCACTTGGAGTCAAAGCCTGTCAGCATCTGATCCACCACGATCAGCAGATCAAGCTGTTTTTCCGGGGTATGCTCGATGCGCTGGTAGGGTGATTTGTGCGCCAGACGTGCCGCAATATCCTTTTTCATCTTGGCAAAGGTCGGAATGCTGAAGTCCTGTCCATAGCGGGCGTTATAGTCTTCTACGATTTCTTTTAGCCCTTCTTCTTTGGTGATGCCTTTGCCGTTGTTGTCAATGTTGGGGTCAAATAGTGCGGTGACTTTCAGCCATGGTGCGGCTTCTCTGAACCTCTTGTAATATTGGATGGCTTCCGGGATGCTGGAGGTTGCAAAAATGGCATGAAATTTGCTGTTGCGGCTCTGGGTCTGCCAGTTCTCGCAAATGTCCTCCACCACGGCTTTCTGGTGTTCTTCGCCCTCATACTGGGTGTTGGGAATATAATCCTCGATGCCCTTTATCTCCTCACCGAGCGCATCTTTTCCGCCTGTCATCGGCAGATTCAGATACTTATAGAAAACCTTGCTCTTCTGCGGGTCTGCCAGAGCCTCACCCACAGAAGCAGCCTTAGCTTTTTCCAGTGCAACCACTTTCCGCAAGTCGCTGTCCTTGAAGGTCAGCACCTTGTAAGGGTCAAAGCCCAGCACGTTGTGATCCCGGATGCCGTCTGCAATGCTGTACCGATGCAGCTCGTTGCCGAAAACGGTGGCGGTAGTGCTCATTTTCTTCTGGTTTTCGCCTTGGATTGGCGTGCCAGTAAAACCAAAGAACAGCGCTTTCGGGAATGTATGCTTGATGGTCTGCATCATATCGCCAAAGGTGGAGCGGTGGCACTCGTCCACGATAAAAACCAGCCGCTTTGCGTTGATCAGCGCAATGTCGTTGGGGTTCAGTTTGTTTTGTGCATCATCCTTGATGTTGCTCATCTTCTGGATGGAAGTCACGATGAGCGTGTCCGAAGGCGAATCGCTTTTTAGCTTTCCCACCAGCACATCCGTGTTTTCGGTGGCCTGTACTTCCTCGTTTTCTCCGGCGAAATTGCGATATTCCTTCAGGCTCTGTGTACCCAGCTCGATCCGGTCCATCAGGAACACCACTTTATCCGCATCCTTGGACGATGCAATCAACTGCGCCGACTTAAACGAAGTCATGGTCTTGCCGGAACCGGTGGTATGCCAGATATACCCGCCCCGCTGCTGGTCGTTCTCCCACTTTGCCTTGGAAACGGCATCGGAAATTTTGCTGGCGGCGTAATACTGGTAGCTCCGCATTACTTTTAAAATGCCGTCCGAACCATCGGCCACGGTGTAAAACCCCACCAGCATATGTGCCATCGGGATGGACAGAAGCGCGGTGGTCACGTCCTTCCAATCGTTCATTGGCTCATTGTAGAAATCCGCCCAGTGGAAATAAAAGTTAGGGTTGAACTGTCCTTCTGGGCCGGGGTTTGCAAAGTAGACGGTTTCTTCCGGGTTCATGGCAACAAAGATCTGAACCAGAGAAAGCAGCCCGGTAAAAATGCCCTCTGCCGCATATTTTTCAATCTGGTTACAGGCTTGTTTGATGGAATTTCCGCTCTTTTTCAATTCCATGTGGATGACCGGCATTCCGTTGATGAGCAGCATCAGATCGCCACGGCGGTCGTTCAGAACTTTGGACTTTGTGGGGAATTTGGGCTGCTCTGCGATTTGATACCGGCTGTGACCGGCTGCAATCTCCAGCCGGTCGTAAATCTTCAGCGACACTTCCTTGCCGAAATTTAGTTTATCGTCGGGATTATCCCGTTTAATGAGGACACTTTTGCCGTTGATAAAGCCGTTCAGCTTCATAGGTGTTTTGAGGTTGGTGATTTGCTCCATGATCTGCTGCATCTCGCCATCCGTCAGCGGGTAATCGTTCAAACGGTCGATGCCGCGATTATTTTCAAAAAGGATATTCGCCCAGTTCTGGATCAGCTGCTGTTCGGTGTAGTTCTTCAGCACACCGTCTTTCCAGCCGCGTTCTATCAGGAGCTTTACCACAGCTTCTTCAAAATCCGCTTCTTTTGTAAACGCCATAACGAACTCCTTTCGATTCTGTAAAAAGCACTTTTCCGCAAAGGCTTTTCGGATTTGCACGAGCTTTTCCAGCTCACGCTGATGAAGGGTGATAAGGGTGTCAAGATGAGTAAGAAAATCGCCGATACTTTTTTGTTCGGGATAAGATGCCCATGGAATCCGAATCGTTTTCATTCCCTCAATATCAATGCTGCGACCATCCCGGATGCCATAGACGTGCGGTTTCAAATCTTTGTTGATAAACTTCTTTGACCGGAAATAAGCATAATAAAATCTTGAATCAACATCTTCACCATGGAAAGTATGATACGCAGGACTGATGATTCCTTGCGAACTTGCCTTTTCCAAGCCGCCTTCAAACGAACGAAGATGAACTATAAAATCGTCTTTATTGACCATTTTATAGTTTGACAAACTGGATTTATCATACTGCAAGGCTCTCTCAGATTCATCGCGCCGAATAGTGCCTCCGCCTTGAATGATTGTAAGTGGCGGAAGTTCTGCGTGGTTCTTTTCCGAGTATTCTTCAAAAACTACACCCAGCTTACGCTGTTCCCAAGTAGGAGGAAACGCACACTTT contains:
- a CDS encoding site-specific integrase; translation: MLNEMNENNLFCDYYEQWVAVYKEGAVRPVTLDKYKMTLSWVKRLAPDLKLCEVSRVTYQQLLNDYAVGHERQTTMDFHHQLKGAIMDAVDDGLIVKDPTRKAIIKGKPPVPKKVKYLNQFELHLLLSDLDLQGKLNWDWMILLIAKTGIRFSEALAITPADFDFSHQMLSINKTWDYKGNGGFLPTKNKSSVRKIQIDWQTVIQFAALVKDVPEDKPIFVFKEHAYNSTVNDVLERHCNRAKIPVISVHGLRHTHASVLLFAGVSIASVARRLGHSSMTTTQKTYLHIIQELENQDIDLVMRSLSGLS
- a CDS encoding HsdR family type I site-specific deoxyribonuclease is translated as MAFTKEADFEEAVVKLLIERGWKDGVLKNYTEQQLIQNWANILFENNRGIDRLNDYPLTDGEMQQIMEQITNLKTPMKLNGFINGKSVLIKRDNPDDKLNFGKEVSLKIYDRLEIAAGHSRYQIAEQPKFPTKSKVLNDRRGDLMLLINGMPVIHMELKKSGNSIKQACNQIEKYAAEGIFTGLLSLVQIFVAMNPEETVYFANPGPEGQFNPNFYFHWADFYNEPMNDWKDVTTALLSIPMAHMLVGFYTVADGSDGILKVMRSYQYYAASKISDAVSKAKWENDQQRGGYIWHTTGSGKTMTSFKSAQLIASSKDADKVVFLMDRIELGTQSLKEYRNFAGENEEVQATENTDVLVGKLKSDSPSDTLIVTSIQKMSNIKDDAQNKLNPNDIALINAKRLVFIVDECHRSTFGDMMQTIKHTFPKALFFGFTGTPIQGENQKKMSTTATVFGNELHRYSIADGIRDHNVLGFDPYKVLTFKDSDLRKVVALEKAKAASVGEALADPQKSKVFYKYLNLPMTGGKDALGEEIKGIEDYIPNTQYEGEEHQKAVVEDICENWQTQSRNSKFHAIFATSSIPEAIQYYKRFREAAPWLKVTALFDPNIDNNGKGITKEEGLKEIVEDYNARYGQDFSIPTFAKMKKDIAARLAHKSPYQRIEHTPEKQLDLLIVVDQMLTGFDSKWINTLYLDKVLQYENLIQAFSRTNRLFGDDKQFGTIKYYRRPHTMEKNIADAVKEYSGDKPFGLFVDKLDKNVEKLNALYAEIKDLFVSAGIEEFSQIPADMAECKKFADLFQSFNENLEAAKVQGFEWDKPIVIVNEDTDEKTELHADFDERAFKVLALRYKELFTPNPDGGENDPDDDVPYAVNSYLTTIDTDDIDTDYMNSRFEKYLKIFYQEGAEAEAIHQAETELHKTFATLSQEEQKYANIFLHDIQSGAVVPQPGKTLREYIAEYIAQKQNDQIHKVAEVFGLDEKKLRAFMRANITEANINEFGRFDDLKATVDKAKAKAYFEAIEGTKLIPPKVPVKYDKLLREFIVSGGFDLKMPKES
- a CDS encoding restriction endonuclease subunit S; protein product: MQNHPADQEPRRVLGSFFAPKSQNTPTWEQRKLGVVFEEYSEKNHAELPPLTIIQGGGTIRRDESERALQYDKSSLSNYKMVNKDDFIVHLRSFEGGLEKASSQGIISPAYHTFHGEDVDSRFYYAYFRSKKFINKDLKPHVYGIRDGRSIDIEGMKTIRIPWASYPEQKSIGDFLTHLDTLITLHQREHIKSILEVKRVKRNE